From the Phyllobacterium sp. T1293 genome, the window GTCCTCTTCAACCAGAGCAAGTGCCATGTCGAGCCCGGCTGTTACTCCCGCAGCGGTGCGAACGGGACCATCGCGCACATGCAGAGCATCCGCATCGACGTGAATGGCGGGGTAGGTTGCTGCCAGGTCCTCCGCCACCGCCCAGTGGGTGGTGACGCGTTTGCCATCGAGCAATCCTGCCGCAGCGAGAATGAAAGCGCCGCTGCAAACGGAACCAAAGCGCTGCGCCCGCAGGCTGGAGGTACGCAGCCAGTGATGTTGCTCTGGCGTAAGCCGGATATCAGGCGCATGCGGGCATCCGGCAACCAGCACCGTATCGCTGGCCTCTGCCTCATCCGGTATGATCCGGTCAGGCAAAAGCCGCACACCTGATGAACTGCGGATTGGCCCCGCTTCAATGCCAACCACCTGCAACTCATATTCCGTGCGTCCCGATTGCACATTGGCTTCGGCAAACACGTCCATTGGTCCCGATACATCGAGAAGCTGGACGCCGGGCATGGCCAATAGACTGATGGTCCGCATTTTTTGCTCCGTGGCGTTACGGATCGCATATTGGCAGAATTAGACGTATCCAGTCAATTGCTGCCAAATGGCGTGCGCGATAGGGTCGGTTTCCCGAGACAAAGGAGAAATCAAAATGTCCATATCCATTGGCGGTATCAGCATTCCCGATACGAAGCTTGCGCGAGGCGTCACCGAGCTGGTGCGCGACACGGCTTCGGAACTGCTCTTCAACCATTCAAGCCGCGTCTATTATTTCGGTGCGATTGCCGGACAGCAGAAGGGGCTGAAGTTCGATCGTGAGCTGCTTTATACGGGCGCAATGTTCCATGATATGGGCCTGACGCATCAGCACAGCAGTGCCGATGAGCGGTTCGAGGTGGATGGTGCCAATGCGGCACGGGAATTTTTGCGCGGTCATGGCATCGCGCAGGCGGATATCGATACGGTGTGGACCGCGATTGCCTTGCATACAACGCCCGGAATCCCCAAGCACATGCATCCTGTTGTGGCACTTGTGACTGCCGGCGTGGAGATGGATGTGCTGGGTCTGACCTACAAGCAATACAGCGATGCGGAGCGGGAGGCGGTGGTCAAGGCGTTCCCACGCAGTGACCACTTCAAGGAAGATATCATTCAGGCGTTCTATGACGGCATCAAGCACAAGCCCGATACCACTTTCGGCAACGTCAAGGCTGATGTGCTTGCGGACAAAGACCCGCATTTCCATCGCGGCAATTTCTGCGATGTGATCCGCTGTTCGCACTGGAAGGCGTGAGGCTGGTGCTCACTCCTTCGTAATCTGTAGGGGATCGCGATCGCGCTTGGTGATGATCGTATCGACAAGCCCCCAGTCGAGCCCTTCCTGTGCGGTCATGAAATGGTCGCGGTCGAGGGTTTTCTCGACCTCTTCCACCGTGCGCCCGCAATGGTGAGCATAGAGACTGGTCATGCGCCGTTTAACGACGGCCATTTCCTGCGCCTGAATGAAAATATCCGAAGCCTGACCCTGAAAGCCACCAAGCGGCTGATGTACGTGCAGGCTGGAGTTGGGCAGGGCGGCGCGGTGGCCGGGTTCGCCTGCCATCAGCAGGAATGATCCCATGGAGCGGGCCGTGCCCATGCACAGCGTGGCGACAGGGCAGGTGATGAACTGCATCGTGTCATAAATGGCAAGGCCGCTGGTAATCACACCGCCCGGTGAATTGATATACATGGAGATGGGTTTTTTCGG encodes:
- a CDS encoding GlxA family transcriptional regulator, with product MRTISLLAMPGVQLLDVSGPMDVFAEANVQSGRTEYELQVVGIEAGPIRSSSGVRLLPDRIIPDEAEASDTVLVAGCPHAPDIRLTPEQHHWLRTSSLRAQRFGSVCSGAFILAAAGLLDGKRVTTHWAVAEDLAATYPAIHVDADALHVRDGPVRTAAGVTAGLDMALALVEEDLGRDIALKVAGQLVMFFKRPGGQLQFSRHGEAEPGGRSALQEVQRWVAANPGEDHSVTSLAQRTGLSARHFARIFQQEVGITPAAWVETARITAARNLLENGHRLPKQVAAECGFADADTLRRAFVRHVGVTPAEYRRRYL
- a CDS encoding HD domain-containing protein, whose translation is MSISIGGISIPDTKLARGVTELVRDTASELLFNHSSRVYYFGAIAGQQKGLKFDRELLYTGAMFHDMGLTHQHSSADERFEVDGANAAREFLRGHGIAQADIDTVWTAIALHTTPGIPKHMHPVVALVTAGVEMDVLGLTYKQYSDAEREAVVKAFPRSDHFKEDIIQAFYDGIKHKPDTTFGNVKADVLADKDPHFHRGNFCDVIRCSHWKA
- a CDS encoding ATP-dependent Clp protease proteolytic subunit, whose amino-acid sequence is MRDMMQLVPMVVEQSSRGERSFDIYSRLLRERIVFLNGQVEDGMAALICAQLLFLESENPKKPISMYINSPGGVITSGLAIYDTMQFITCPVATLCMGTARSMGSFLLMAGEPGHRAALPNSSLHVHQPLGGFQGQASDIFIQAQEMAVVKRRMTSLYAHHCGRTVEEVEKTLDRDHFMTAQEGLDWGLVDTIITKRDRDPLQITKE